The Solanum dulcamara chromosome 6, daSolDulc1.2, whole genome shotgun sequence genome contains the following window.
GTTGCTTATTTTTAGCAGAGAAAGATAAATTTCACTTCGCAACCATACATTATCGCGTAATATTTTCTAGTTACTTTGGTGAAATGCGACACCATAAACAGCTTGTTACTTTTGCACTCCTTACCCACATAAGCTCACTTGAAGCAAGTTTTGGCACAATATAGATCAAATTAGTCCATCATAGGGAGAAACATAATAATTATGTGATACTAAAAATTACTTCGCTAAATTTACACAACACGATGATAACATACATCAATGGCACCTCTGTCATGACAATCTTCAACATCATACAGAAAACATCAATGGCATCTGGCCATCTGCACAACACCCTCCGCCCCACTTAACAACCACCTCTCCCTCCAGTGACAATCTTCAGTAGCATGCATATAAGGCATACAGAAAAGAGAGACAAAACGAAAAATGAACACTTCAAGATGCGAGGAATGATATTTGAGGTAGTTTTGATGCCTCCAACATACTTGATTTCTGGTCTTTGAATACATTCAGCAAAAGACAAAAATGAACCAAGAACCTTTAGAACTCCTGATAACCAAGCAGCAGGTGAAAAGGCAACTTTTTATGTCTTAACTCAGGAGCAATCGTCAGGGAAAATTAGTTGGAGTCTATTCACATACCGGAAGAGAGAGAGGACACTAACCTAATCTTGGGAGTTACATTCAACCCAGCCAGCAGCACTAGCTGCTACGCTGAATTCACCTTTTTGGGTCTGGCAAAACGAAAGGTAAATGAATAGGAAACAGAGATATCTGAGCATGTAACCACTGGCTGTGGCCAAAGAATGTTGTCCATAGGTCCATTTTCATTGATATAGACACAAAGAATGCTTCATCTGGATAAGTTATCTTCATATAACTTTTGCAAATAATAGAATCACAGAATGAATATACAGATGGCGAACCAATGAGTTCACTATGTCATGTCagcaaaaagtgtcaaaatgacacggCAAAGTATGtcatgaggtgtctaaaatgaacaaagtgtAATAAatgtgtctaagtgaaagttggtgccaactttaggtgGTCACCGATGAATTTAGCCAAGAAGAGCACTATAAATGCATATGTAATGCAACTACAAAGTCTAAATGGCCAATCTACCCATGTCAAGTGTAAACAGTTACAGCATATTCCAGGCTGACTACATAGAGATAAAGCTACTAAAAGGAAAAAGAACGTATATGTCAAGAAAAGCAAATATTTTTGTGAATAATCATACAAGAACAGCTTTTTCTTATCAAAAGGTTccaaaatatcttaaaacaaaaCCACAACTAAgttaaaaacaaaagaaaaacaataaaatatacTCACGTCTAGCAATACTGATGAAATGATTGTCACTATATGAGTAATTTTTCATTTACTGTATGGCTTGCTATTGAATATGGCCTTGTTTTCGTCATTATCCAAATTGCACTGGTTGAGTGTAGCTAATCAGCTTTCTGACCAGAGGAAGCAAGCTAATCAAGGCAATTTGAAGCTGTTCTGAGCTGTTCAGGCGAATACTGACTTGTCCAGACCCTTTATTATTAATGTTGACACGTCCAATCAAGTTTGTGTATCGTCCAACAGGTATTTGGGTTTGTGAATTGCATCCAATAGCAAGATCTCCATGCCAGTCCATGACCGAGAGCCCCAACGTTGATAGGAAACGACCAAGAGGATGATCTTTGTCCCTTAATGTTGCTTCCAAGCTACCCCCATAAGCAACATCACCACGACCAAACATAGCACCCCCAGATATGACCAGCAGTCCTCGTTTGTTAACAATCAATTTGTCCTCAACTTTCACCCCACCTGTCATGACATCACCTAAGAGAGTTACTGAAAGACCAGCTGTTGCCTTATTTTTTCTGTAATTGCTGAATCTTGTCTCACCGCGTAGAGTGTAAGCAAGGTCTTTACCAACCGACTGCATATCAAAACCTAAAGAAGTTGCTTTCCCATTTCCATGCTTCACCGAACTTGCAATTTCCATTTGAAGATTGGTGTCCTTTTTGTCCTTAGAAAGCTGACTGGAAAAAGACAGAGGTATCTTGTCTTTGATAACAAACAACCTTTCTACATTAATGCCCTCATAACCAACATCGTGATCCCAACCATTAGGCTCTAGAACAGGCCTCACAAGCCACTGATTTGAAGAATCAAGATAACGGTATCTATGAGTTGGGTTATCAGAATCAAATGAAGCAGGTAAGGCCAAGTCTGGCATTGGAACTGGAACAGAAGCTGCACTGCCATTCTCCTCTTCCACTGTTTCGTTGGTATCAGTAGGCAAATCCTTAGCTGCAGCCTGGATTTTCTTCATCATTCTCCGTCTCTTTCTCACCTCCTTCAATTGCTTTTTCATAAAAAGCTTTTCCCTGTATTCTAGTTCATCATTGTATGCCTTCTTTTGCTCTTGGGTCAACTTTGCTAGCTGGGCTTTGGTCAACCGTTTGAAAGCTGGCAGTTGATCATATTCTGATTCATCTTCAGAATCCGAAGACTCATCCAGATCATCATCTAAAATCTCATTATCATCACTAAATTGGTCTGCTGGTAGCTTAACCTGTGGTCTTGACTGGAGAAGGGATGAAAGCAGGAAAGGTAAAGGAGGTGATCTTGATCGAGTGGCATAAGTCTGACCTGGTGGACTATCTTGTAACTTCAGCAGTGTATTTGCTTCAGCCAAAATTTTGGATGCAAATGACAGAAGCAACAAGTGAGGCTTCCAAACCTGACCATTCGGTAACACTCTCTGCCCAACCCTGTTTGTCCTGCATGCCAAGTGATTCTCGACCAGAGACACAGGATTCATAAGCCGCATATCTCCAGCTGCCTGCCGTATTGCTTGCTGAACAACATGAGACCGCTGAGTTACAAACATGTCATAACTTGTTGTAGTACCATTGGGGCCTTCAGGAGGAGCAGATGCAGCATGCGTAAGAACAACTATTGCATTGAACCATATTGATGGGCCAAAAACTTCAGTAATTGTCCGCAACAATGGCGTGTCACCATAATCTCTACTTTGCATATCTAACCTGTCGAGATACAGTACAATATCTGGTgacgttttcttaataaatctTTTAACAGAACGAAGGATTTTCTCATTCCGTCGCTGGTCTGCCCAGGAAGGCAGAAGCCCAGGAGTGTCAATTACCCGAACTTTAATTCCCTGCACAGTCCCAATAACATCCTGAACCTTCTTTGTCCCTATCTGAAATGCATCAGTACCAAACTTAGCTTCATCAAATATCGAATTTATGGTCGCACTTTTACCAACACCTGTTTTCCCAAGAACCATAATTGTGCACGAGAAGTCCAAGGCTTCCTGTCCAGCTGCCTCAAGTTGCTCGGCCATGGCACTTGCACGATCAAAGCTAAAAGCAGCAACACGACTTCCATTTCTACCCCTCAGCTGTTCAGCCAACCCCAATCTATAAAGGACCTGGGCAACAACCACATTATGTGGATTCTGACCAAGCCTATGAGCAAGACGCAAAAACTTGACTCTTATCATCTGGAGTTTCTCACGTGTCTCATCATATTCCTCAGATTCTCCATTTGTGGGTTCTCCAACAAGTTGGTTTTGTACTGAAGACGCCGCTCCATTCACTCGAGTCTGCTGAACCACTCGGGGAGTAGGTTCCAATAGTGGGGCAGCACGACTAAGGCCAGCCGGTCGAGCAGGTAGTGGTGTACGAGTGACGGATGAACCAGAGGATGATGAGAGATCTCTTGCAGATCCAGCTTCTGGTTCTCTCACTCCAGTAACATTTTGCTTCAGTTCTTTTATATCAAGCTTTTCTGACTCCTGCGCTACAGCTTTTTTTACTGCAATAATTGCATCACCTAGTGGAGGTTGAGAAACCTTGGAACTTACTGACACAAACTCATGTGTGCTAACACCAACCTTTTCATTGTTGTTGGATACTGAACCTTCTGATGATTTCCAGTTCTCATCCTCCGCAGTCACCATCTCTCCTGATGAATTTTCTGTATGGTCTTCAGAAGCTGAAATGCAAGATACAGAAACATCTTTCTGCTCATCAACCTTGTCATTTGAAATCACTAGCCCCACAGCAGGTGACTCTTTAACATTTAGGATTTGATCATCAGTAGGATCACTACTCAGAACATCCTTTTGCTGCTCCACGTATAGCTGAACCTTGTAATTCACAGCAGGTGAATCTTTTCCTGTTGATACTTGATGATCAATAGCATCATTTTGCTCCTCGGCGTACTCCTGAACCTTGTCATTTGAATTCACTAAAGCCACAGCAGGTGACTCTTCTCCTTTCAGATCTTGAGGATCAGTAGCATCACAGTTCAGAACATCCTCCTGCTCCTTAATGTACTCCTGAACATTGTCATTCAAATTTACAAGTTCCACAGCAGGTGACTCTGTTTCGTTTAGACCTTGATAAGTCGTAACATCGTCACTCACAATGTCCTGCTCGTCCAGGCACTCCTGACTTATCAGCACTGCAacagttaattcttcttctttcactTCGGCATTTACGCCGGGCCTGCCTATTTGGGCAATAGGAGCAGCAGTATCAATTGGACAATCCATTTGCTCTTCATTCTTATTACTACCATTAATGGGCTCTGTACTAATTACTGATTTTTCTTTCTCATCACTTGGGTTCAAGCTTTCTCTGAGGTGACCATTTGTTGAATTATCATTAGGGGAAGGATCTTCCTGTTCTTTATCCTTAACATCAGATTTTAAAAGTTTGAAACGATGTGACTGCGCTTCCTCCAGTTGAATATCCCTTTCATCTTTCAGAATAGAGCCAGAACTAACTGAAACATCCTTGTGAACATTAACAAAGTCTTGATGCTCAGCGGGCTGAATATTAGATGTTCCAATCACGTGAGCATTCACTTCATCCCCGAGTAAAGCATCTCTGCATGAATGAACCTGCTTCTGAACATAATCATTACCTCCTTTTGCCTCATTAGCATCCTCAGTAGCTAAAATTTTATGCACCTCTCCATCCTGCCAATCCTTAATTGTTTCCTGTGCATCATGATGACTTTGAGTATTACCCAAATTCAAATGATCTAAACTTCCATTCTCAGACTTTGCAACTGAAGGCTCTTGATCTCCCTTAGCTTCCTTTGTCTCATGAGACCCATCATCAGTTTGTTGTATCTCGTGGGAGGCTTCAACCGCTTCCTCAAAGTTATCAACTTCATCCCTCGAATCTGAGTTCACATTCCCAAAATATCCAGCATTTCCACCCTCACTTACAACTCCAGGAGTCTCCGACTCTATTGCCTCCTCAAACACTTCATCCCCTTCTGATTCTTTCACTTCAACTAACCCCACTGCTTCCTTATCCTTTACAATGCCATCTTGTTCACCTTTTCTCTCCCCATCAAATACTTCCACCCCATTTTCCATCAGAAATCAACCTAGATTCACATAACATCCAGTAAACAAAATCAGCAACACACGTTAAAGTCTAATCTCAACAAACAACTGTTCCTGAAACCAAAACTAGTTTGGGTTCCGATATATGAATCATGCTGTACTACGATTCCATTTTAATCCAAAACCATATATTCATTAAAACTAACAATCAATTAACTCAATTTGGTTAGATTCAGCTATATCCATTCTGCTTTATTCAGTCTCATATCATTCCAGTACTGGAAAATGCATTAAAAGCAACAAGCTCCGCAAAATCAGATCAATCAATATTAGGGTTTTGAGATAATTAAGAAAGATTGACtgattagaaaaataaataaggaagaatagaagaaAGACTTACCCCAGCCTATGTCTGTGGCTGCTACAGTGAAAAAGGAGGATAAGGGTTT
Protein-coding sequences here:
- the LOC129891408 gene encoding translocase of chloroplast 120, chloroplastic-like produces the protein MENGVEVFDGERKGEQDGIVKDKEAVGLVEVKESEGDEVFEEAIESETPGVVSEGGNAGYFGNVNSDSRDEVDNFEEAVEASHEIQQTDDGSHETKEAKGDQEPSVAKSENGSLDHLNLGNTQSHHDAQETIKDWQDGEVHKILATEDANEAKGGNDYVQKQVHSCRDALLGDEVNAHVIGTSNIQPAEHQDFVNVHKDVSVSSGSILKDERDIQLEEAQSHRFKLLKSDVKDKEQEDPSPNDNSTNGHLRESLNPSDEKEKSVISTEPINGSNKNEEQMDCPIDTAAPIAQIGRPGVNAEVKEEELTVAVLISQECLDEQDIVSDDVTTYQGLNETESPAVELVNLNDNVQEYIKEQEDVLNCDATDPQDLKGEESPAVALVNSNDKVQEYAEEQNDAIDHQVSTGKDSPAVNYKVQLYVEQQKDVLSSDPTDDQILNVKESPAVGLVISNDKVDEQKDVSVSCISASEDHTENSSGEMVTAEDENWKSSEGSVSNNNEKVGVSTHEFVSVSSKVSQPPLGDAIIAVKKAVAQESEKLDIKELKQNVTGVREPEAGSARDLSSSSGSSVTRTPLPARPAGLSRAAPLLEPTPRVVQQTRVNGAASSVQNQLVGEPTNGESEEYDETREKLQMIRVKFLRLAHRLGQNPHNVVVAQVLYRLGLAEQLRGRNGSRVAAFSFDRASAMAEQLEAAGQEALDFSCTIMVLGKTGVGKSATINSIFDEAKFGTDAFQIGTKKVQDVIGTVQGIKVRVIDTPGLLPSWADQRRNEKILRSVKRFIKKTSPDIVLYLDRLDMQSRDYGDTPLLRTITEVFGPSIWFNAIVVLTHAASAPPEGPNGTTTSYDMFVTQRSHVVQQAIRQAAGDMRLMNPVSLVENHLACRTNRVGQRVLPNGQVWKPHLLLLSFASKILAEANTLLKLQDSPPGQTYATRSRSPPLPFLLSSLLQSRPQVKLPADQFSDDNEILDDDLDESSDSEDESEYDQLPAFKRLTKAQLAKLTQEQKKAYNDELEYREKLFMKKQLKEVRKRRRMMKKIQAAAKDLPTDTNETVEEENGSAASVPVPMPDLALPASFDSDNPTHRYRYLDSSNQWLVRPVLEPNGWDHDVGYEGINVERLFVIKDKIPLSFSSQLSKDKKDTNLQMEIASSVKHGNGKATSLGFDMQSVGKDLAYTLRGETRFSNYRKNKATAGLSVTLLGDVMTGGVKVEDKLIVNKRGLLVISGGAMFGRGDVAYGGSLEATLRDKDHPLGRFLSTLGLSVMDWHGDLAIGCNSQTQIPVGRYTNLIGRVNINNKGSGQVSIRLNSSEQLQIALISLLPLVRKLISYTQPVQFG